GGAACCTATATCGAGCAGGTACTGGCCCATTGCCCGGAGGATGGCGAGCGAATCGACACTCAACACCTGAACCTGGATGCCATCACGGAACACCTGGTGCGGGCACACCGCGAAGGCAAGGATGTGGCGCGGTTGTGCTCGGGCGACCCGTCGATCTACTCGGCGATCGCCGAGCAGACCCGCCGCCTGGACGAGGCTGGGGTTCCCTGGGACATCACACCTGGAGTACCGGCCTATGCTGCAGCGGCCTCTCTGGTCGGGAAGGAACTCACAGTCCCGGAGGTGGCCCAGACGGTGATTCTGACGCGCGCCCAGAAGGACTCGACGGCAATGCCGGAGACTGAGCGGCTGGACTATCTGGCGGCGTCGAAGGCCACCCTGGCGATCCATCTGGCGATCCGCCACACCGCACGCCTGACAGAGCAGCTGCTCCCCCACTACGGCGCGGACTGCCCAGTCGTGATCGTGGGCAACGCCACCCAGCCGGACCAGCAGCTCATCCGCACCACCGTTGCCGGAATGCACCAGGCAGCAGTCGAGTCAGGACTACGCCAGGCCGCGATCATCCTCGTCGGTGAGGCTCTACGGGCCGAAGACTTCGTGGACTCGCACCTATACAGCTCGCGCTGTGCCCCACAGGCTGACTGATCAGCTGGGCAAGTCATGTCGGCCCGGGACCCGGCGACGGACCAGCCGACTCACACCCCACTAGTTTCCCTGGCTTAATACCAGAGGCCATGTTCTTGTCTGTCCAAGGCTAAACAGACCAAAGACCCGGAGCGGGGGCTGGTATCGTGTGCCGGAAATTCGCCGGGGCTTTCCGCCCCGGAAGGTCCCTCGCCGCGCTCCCCTCTCTCATGGTGCGACCCGGTAGCGTCTCACTCAGCTGCCACGGCACACCATCCGCCCAGGAACCTGCCTCCCACTGACAAACCTCCGGCACACGGCACTAGGCTGACGTCATGAGGAGCACTCGGGTTAACGACGAGCGGGGTGCAATCACCGTCTGGACGGCCGCTGTGCTGACCGGTTTCGTTCTCATCGTCGGGATCGGCGTGGATTTCGCAGGACAGGTGAAAGCCGCCCAGGAGGCCCGCGGCGTGGCGGTCGAGGCTGCCCGTGTCGGGGGAGAACACCTCGGTATGCCAGACGGGCGGGTATCGCCTGACACCAGCGTGGGAAAACAGGCCGCTGAGAAGTATGTGGCTGCTTCCCGCTTCAAAGGCACGGCTCGGGTCAACAGCAGCGGCGTGGTCGAGGTACAGGTGACAGGCGAGTACCGCTGCCTGTTCTTGAACGTGATCGGGATCACGACCCTGCCCGTCACGGCACAGGGCACCTCCGATGTCATCCTGGACTAGAGACCTCCGGGACTTTTCAGGGACTGTTCGGGGCTAGCCCCAATGGTCACATTTTGAGGGCTAGGCTTCAATGGAATACATGAGCACGCAGACGTTCAGCGAAAGCACCCGGGAAAGCGCCGTCAAAATCGTCCAGCGCGCCTACGCGGACGGGCGAATCAACGAACCTGAGCTTGAGCACCGGCTGAGCCTGATCTTTGAGGCAACCTCCTATCCACAGCTGCGGCTTGCGCTGGCAGACCTACCCGCCCCCACGCCGGTCCAGGTACCGTCAGCGTTCAGAACTGCTACGCCCACCGCAGCGCGGTCATCATTCGACATGGCCTCGCTGGTCCATTTCTCCGGCCTGGTCTCGGGGCCCATCGGTCCTGGGGTGGCCTGGCTGGCCACCAAGGGGAATCCTTCGCTGAACCGCGAGACAGCCAAGGCGCTGAACTTCCAGCTCCTCGCCATGGCCGGGTTCATCGCCAGCGGAGTGCTCGGCCTGATCGGGCTGAGGTTCCTCATACCGCTATGGCTCATCACGTGGGCGTCTCTGACGATCATCAGCACTGTGAAAGCCAGCCGAGGCGAAGACTGGCAGAACCCGCTGACGCAGATCACCGGATTCCGTCCAGTGGGAGATTCCAAAGCCTGATCCTGACTCCACTGCGAGCTGTGGAATCAGGCCACTGTCCGCCCGGCCCTGAAGCTGCCCGCAGGGGATCTCCTCAGCTCTCGGCGGCCTCAAATGCCTGGGCATCTGATTCTTCGCCGCCGAAAAGATGCCCAGGCAGCCACATCGGGTTGGCAAGATGCCCTCCGGGGCATTGCTCAATCTGCCCGGCTATCAAATCTGTTTCCTGCTTTTCCCCGGAAACATCTCCCTGGCCCCTCAACACTGTGAGTTTGGCTGGTTTCCGGGAATTCTCCTGGGTGTTAGAAACGTTCTCCTTGATTCTCATGAAAATGACCACTTCTTGTGAAATTCGCTCTACTCATATGTGGAGGACCAAGCTGCTGGCCTGAGCCCAGCAGTGGGTTCAGCAACTGGGTCCCGCGGTTCAGCCGGTAAGCCAGCGTTCCTTGAATTGCTCGATGGTGGTGACGGGGGTTTCCCAGCCCAGAGAGGCTGATAGTTGCAGCAGGATGGGTTGCCGCAGCCTGGCCGCGGCGAGGAGCTCGGCATCACTGAGCAGCTCCACCAGCCCGCCCTGGCGCAGCTTTCCTTCGGTCATCACAGCGGCATGGGTTGCGAAAGCCAGGGCGTTGTCCACCTCGTGGGTTGAGAACACCAAGGTGGTGCCCCTTTCATTGATCTGCACGAGGGTCTGCAACAGCGCCTCCACCCCTGCTGGGTCAAGTCCAGCTGTCGGCTCATCGAGCAGCAGGACGTCCACGTTCATCGCGAGCGCACCCGCTATGACCGCACGCTTCCGCTCCCCATAGCTGAGCTGATGGGTGGGACGGTCGGCCAGATGCTCAATACCCATGGCGGCGATTGCCGCGTCGGTGGCCTCCGCAGCCTGTTCCTCGGACAAACCCAGATTCAGTGGGCCGAAACTGACGTCCTGTCTCACGTCTGCGGAAAACAGCTGATCGTCAGGATCCTGCAACACGAGCTGCACCCGGCGCCGGTGTTCCCTGAGCCCCGCACGATCGAAGCGCACCGGCTCACCGTCCAACAACACCTGCCCGGCCGAAGGCCTGTGCGCCCCCGCCAGTGTGCGCAGCAAGGTTGTCTTACCGGAGCCGTTGGCGCCAAGCAACGCAACTCTGGATCCTGCAGGAACCGTCAGGTCAAGGCCTCGCAGTACCTCACGTCCCTCAAAGCCCGCGATGACCCCCGCCGCCGCCAGTCTCATCGCGTCCATAGTGCGACTCCCCAGACGAAGATCATCCCCGCTGGCACCCAGATCGGCAGGTTTCGGTTACCTCGCCTCGACGGCAGGGTGGCCAGGGCCGACTCATGGCCCCGGATGGCCAGGCCATCAGCCAGCCGGGTGGAGGCCAGCCAAGTCCGTACGGCTACCGCGCCGACCAGGCGTCCCGTCTCGGCAAAGCGCCGCCTCAGCGGACCGGTGCCGCCCAACCGTTGCTGCTGGGCCTGACGCACCAGGACTAGCGAGTTCCAGGCGGTGAAGATCATCCGGTACATCAGAGAGGCGATCTCAATGAGAGACGCCGGAATGTGCAGCTTCCGCAGCCAACCGAGCAAGTCCACCATGGGAGTCGTCATCGCCAGGACCAACACCCCCAAGGTGCCCGCGATCGCGTGCAGCAGCAGCCCGGTCCCCAAGGCCATATCGGCTTCCCGGATCCCCAGCCAGCCCCAGCGCCATCCGGGACCTTCAAAGGCACCGACCGTCAGCGTCGCCGACACCGCCCCCACGACGATGAACACCGCGGGAGCGGTCATGGCTGCAACGACCATACGACCGGGGATCCGGGCGACCGTGAGGGCAGCGACGGCAACCGCTGCGACCAGCACGCAGGTGGGCCACGGACGGGCCAGCAGCGCTGTCAACACCAGCAGCAGCGACAGTGCCACCTTCTGGCTGACCGGAATGGCTCGCCAGGGACTGTCCCACGCCGCGTCGTCAAGACCGCTAATCCTCAACGGAGGTGGGCTTCTGGGCGTCCTGGGCAGCCTTGCGCCTGCCTGCCATACGTCCGAGGCAGTAGAACATGATCCCTGACCCGAGCGCGGCCTGCATGGCGAACAGGCCCGACTCGACCTCAGGACCAGCGGGTTCAGCTATGGGCTTAAACCAAGGCTCCGTGCCGTTCTCCTGCAGGATGTCCGTGACGGCCGAGTCGGTGCCCCCAAACTCGGAATCTGCCGGGGCCGTGTAGAAGGGGATGCAGAACAGCAGGACCAAGACGACGAGTCCGATGACGATTCCCCATTTGTTCAGCTTCATGATGCAACCTCCACGTCTTTGCGGGAGAGGACCCCGAGCTTGCTCAGCTCAGGCGAAGCCACCCGGGTCAGGAAGGAGAACAGGAAGACGCCGAGGACACCCTCGGCGAGGGCCAGCGGAATCTGAGTCAGGGCGAAGATGGTCATGAACTTCACCAGGGTCGCACCGAAGCTCCCATCGGTTCCCGGGTACGCGATGGCGAGCTGAAAGCTCGTCACCACGTAGGTGCTGAGGTCCGCAATGGCCATGGCCAGGAAGATCGCGACCATCTTGTTGATGTTCCTAAACAGCACCCACATCAGGTAGCCGCACCACGGGCCCGCGATTGCCATGGAGAACACGTTCGCCCCCAGGGTCGTCAGGCCGCCGTGTGCCAGCAGGATTGCCTGGAAGATGAGGACTATGGTGCCAAGGAATGCCAGGACCGGTGGTTTGAAGAGCACCGCCCCGGCACCAGTCCCGGTGGGGTGCGATGACGATCCCGTGACCGAGGGCAGCTTCACCGCCGACAACGCAAAGGTGAAGGCGCCGGCTGCGGCGAGCAGGAGCTTGGAGTCAGGGTCCTTACGGACCTGCCTGACTACGGCCACGGCTCCATGGACGACGAAGGGCGCGGAGGCTACGAACCATCCGGCGGCCTGCAGTGGAGGCAGGAATCCCTCTGCTATATGCATGACAAACACATCCCTTCTGCGGAATCATGCGTTCCGCAACGGGGCGTGGGACGAGTTCCTGACTCACCTGGCTTGGCTCACAGTGGCGCGACCGTCCCGGATTCCCACCGGGTTCCTCGTGACAAACCCACGCTTCGTTTCTCACACTACCGGAATGAAACGGGGAGTCCACACCCGCCCGGAAGGCGTCACCCGGGTCAGGGAGGAACCAATAATCACCAAGGTCTTCATGTCCACCTGCCCCGGATCGAATGCTTCCAGGGTGGTGACGGTGCAGGACTCCTCCGCACGTCCGACGTCACGAGCCAGAACGACCACGGTCTCAGGGGAACGCACCTCCAACAGCACGGCTTTCGCGGCATGAAGCTGGCCAGGACGGGCCACAGAGCGCGGGTTGTAGATGGCAACCGCGACATCGGCCCGGCTCAAATGCCGCAGCCTGTCCGCGACGACCTCCCAGGGCTTGAGCCGGTCGGACAGAGACACACACGCGAAGTCACCACCCAGGGGGGCGCCAGCCAGGGCGGCAGCAGCCTGAGCGGCGGTGATCCCAGGCACTACCTTGATCTCCACATCTGCGTAGCGCGGTTCCCCAGCCGCCTCGAAGGTCGCAGCAGCCATCGCGAACACCCCAGCGTCCCCACCTGAGACGATGGCGACTCTCTCCCCGGTCAGCGCCAGGTCCAGGGCCTCCCTCGCACGCTC
The sequence above is drawn from the Arachnia rubra genome and encodes:
- the cobM gene encoding precorrin-4 C(11)-methyltransferase, whose product is MTVHFIGAGPGAADLLTLRGAELLRTSPVCLYAGTYIEQVLAHCPEDGERIDTQHLNLDAITEHLVRAHREGKDVARLCSGDPSIYSAIAEQTRRLDEAGVPWDITPGVPAYAAAASLVGKELTVPEVAQTVILTRAQKDSTAMPETERLDYLAASKATLAIHLAIRHTARLTEQLLPHYGADCPVVIVGNATQPDQQLIRTTVAGMHQAAVESGLRQAAIILVGEALRAEDFVDSHLYSSRCAPQAD
- a CDS encoding DUF1707 and DUF4870 domain-containing protein, whose product is MSTQTFSESTRESAVKIVQRAYADGRINEPELEHRLSLIFEATSYPQLRLALADLPAPTPVQVPSAFRTATPTAARSSFDMASLVHFSGLVSGPIGPGVAWLATKGNPSLNRETAKALNFQLLAMAGFIASGVLGLIGLRFLIPLWLITWASLTIISTVKASRGEDWQNPLTQITGFRPVGDSKA
- a CDS encoding energy-coupling factor ABC transporter ATP-binding protein, producing MDAMRLAAAGVIAGFEGREVLRGLDLTVPAGSRVALLGANGSGKTTLLRTLAGAHRPSAGQVLLDGEPVRFDRAGLREHRRRVQLVLQDPDDQLFSADVRQDVSFGPLNLGLSEEQAAEATDAAIAAMGIEHLADRPTHQLSYGERKRAVIAGALAMNVDVLLLDEPTAGLDPAGVEALLQTLVQINERGTTLVFSTHEVDNALAFATHAAVMTEGKLRQGGLVELLSDAELLAAARLRQPILLQLSASLGWETPVTTIEQFKERWLTG
- the cbiQ gene encoding cobalt ECF transporter T component CbiQ, whose amino-acid sequence is MRISGLDDAAWDSPWRAIPVSQKVALSLLLVLTALLARPWPTCVLVAAVAVAALTVARIPGRMVVAAMTAPAVFIVVGAVSATLTVGAFEGPGWRWGWLGIREADMALGTGLLLHAIAGTLGVLVLAMTTPMVDLLGWLRKLHIPASLIEIASLMYRMIFTAWNSLVLVRQAQQQRLGGTGPLRRRFAETGRLVGAVAVRTWLASTRLADGLAIRGHESALATLPSRRGNRNLPIWVPAGMIFVWGVALWTR
- a CDS encoding energy-coupling factor ABC transporter substrate-binding protein; the encoded protein is MKLNKWGIVIGLVVLVLLFCIPFYTAPADSEFGGTDSAVTDILQENGTEPWFKPIAEPAGPEVESGLFAMQAALGSGIMFYCLGRMAGRRKAAQDAQKPTSVED
- a CDS encoding energy-coupling factor ABC transporter permease; its protein translation is MHIAEGFLPPLQAAGWFVASAPFVVHGAVAVVRQVRKDPDSKLLLAAAGAFTFALSAVKLPSVTGSSSHPTGTGAGAVLFKPPVLAFLGTIVLIFQAILLAHGGLTTLGANVFSMAIAGPWCGYLMWVLFRNINKMVAIFLAMAIADLSTYVVTSFQLAIAYPGTDGSFGATLVKFMTIFALTQIPLALAEGVLGVFLFSFLTRVASPELSKLGVLSRKDVEVAS